Genomic DNA from Trypanosoma brucei brucei TREU927 chromosome 9, whole genome shotgun sequence:
tatacatatatgtagtAGTTGGAACATTCATTTCATATTCATATGCACGTGTATGATTTGCTCACCCCGGTTTCCAcctccctgtttttttttcctttcctagTGCTTACTTAACTCGCACACACACTCTCTTTCCACTCCACATCCCCTTCTATAatcagaaacaaaagaaaggaaaagaaaagcaaaacagttCATATCCGTTCAGACAGTCATCAAGATGAGTAATGGGCACAGAGAGCTAACTGAGCCTTTACTCGAGCACGACGGTACACAGACATTAGGgcagacaaaagaaaaaccagAAGAGAATATAAACACACATTTCACGCCTTCGTGTATAAGGCCAGTGGTAACCGCCGTAACAAACGCTGAAGCAGCAGCTCGTGGAGCATCACGCGCCGAAGTGCCGTCACATCCTCTTGCGTGAAGGTTAAAGCGACGCCGTTGACAACACACCACGCCACgtgacacacaaaaacaccacAATCAGACGAATTCTGCTGTTGAGGTGCGACATCAAACCAACCATTTGTCGCGTCGTAACCGCAGCAGCTTCCAACTGGTGTGGCTACAGTCAACCTTCGTTGATCAGCAGCACCATTCACACGCGGTTGATAGCCTCTTTCAGCCTTAACGGTATGATTGCTATTAGCATCGTCACTATCACACAAAATACGCCGCGCTTCCTCAAATGTGTGGTGAAGCGCCCCAAGCACAGTACTTCCCTGTGGCACAGGGGCATTTCCGTACAGCAAACTGTCGTAATATGTCCATCTGTTTCGTTCCCAATCAAGTACGGCAAGTGTCCAGTGCGACTGCCACAAGTTGACAGGCACAAGCACAATGCGGGTGGTACCCGATTGCAAGATATGCCGACGCCTTTTCAGCCAACGGAGGACACCACTGTTTTGCTCAAGAGTTGGGAATCCGCCCGACGAGGGGTTCAAACCGGCATTTCCTATTCGCATCTCTTGCTGTACTTTGGCATAGAAATGTGTCCCCATAGACACCGCAGCTTCACAGCCAGCCCTCACATTATACTCGTCACAAATTAGTCCCAGGTAGGCGTTGATAATTTGGTCGTTTAACCACACGCCTGGTGCCAATGTCGACAACTGCCGGTACGTTATTGCTATTCCGCTCTTGAGTGACACAGCAACCCTCTCCTGCTCACCAGAGTTCTGAGATCGCGAGCTGTCCCATTTGCCCGTCGTTAGAGTTGTCTCAAAAACAGCTCTATCATCCTCGTCCTCGGCAAGctcacatatatatgcagCCTTTCCACATTCGATGTGGCGACGTATGCCATGTGAAAGCGCCTTTGTCGCAACTAAACTTTTCGAAGTTGGTTCCACTTTGGCGACAAGAGCGCGCATGACATACGACTCCAGAGCTCGTTGAGCCATATGATTAAAGAAATTTATGCACTTTCTTGCCTCTACCTCAACAGCACTCCTCACAAAGTCGCCCAGTACGATCTCATAAATGTAACGCACCTTCCTGTCGACATCTGTGTCAACGGCGCGCAAAAGAGTTTCGTTACTGTCGTTAAGAGCGCTGTACTGCTGCGGCCAGCGTGGGTAAAGGTGTTGGCGTTTTTCCTCTGCATTCATTGTGACCGAAGTGATGCTGCCTCCCTTGCTGTCACCACGGAGTTTCCCTTCGACGTCACGAAGGCAAGCGGCAAGTTTATCACCCCTTTTGTCTCGGATGCACCGACCAACATCCGCGCCGTAGTTTTCGGCAGCATCACGGCACTGCCGCTTAAAGCTCGCCGCGGCTGCGCTCAAATGTTGTTCTCTCACCTGTTTAGGCCTTTTCGGTGCCTCCTTTCCCGATGTGGGAAGAAGTTGATTGTTAGTGCGCTCCATTATAAACCGGTCCCCACGGTCGTGCACCGGCTCACACATCAGAGACATTGGCTTTTCCCACTCAGAGAGGTACGGTGATGTGAACCGTTGCCGCACATGACCAACAGAGTGGGTGCTCAGCTGCTCAACGGAATAGTGCTCGCTGCCCTCTATTTGTGCATCGGGAAGGCGATATGTTGCCCTCGCAGCAGGCTGTGAGATCTTCAGCTTTTGCCATTGCCGTTCCTTTTCACTCTCTGTGGTGATTTCCTGGGAATTATTGGGTGTAGTCCACGCAGCATCGCGTTCCAGTGGCGATAGTGAGTCGTCTGCCACGCTCATCGAGAGCGGAGTGTCCCGTTTATCCTCTGACAAGATGCACCGGAGCAAGCTTTCCATTCCTTTTGCGATAACACTCGTTCCCATATGCCTGctactttttcctttcagtCGTTTATGGGCACAAAGATGCCCAGATGGATATACATCACCAGCAGCGTCGTTAGCAGTGGCACGGGATTGCTGCTGAGGTGGGGGCGAAGGAGTAACGCTTCTGCTGCCCGCTTCATTTGCCGGTCGCTGGCCCAGCGGAGGCGTGCAGGGATTCGTTCCAGCCTCACACGTCTCTTCTGAAGTTGTCGGGGCCCTGCGTGAGCGGTGTAAAGATGGCAATATCCATCCAGCGGCATTTAAAAGGATATCTGCCATTTTATGGTCACAAAATATGTCAGATAACGAAaaggtaaataaataaataaatagcc
This window encodes:
- a CDS encoding small ubiquitin-related modifier protein SUMO1/Ulp2 (curated by J. Mottram) — encoded protein: MADILLNAAGWILPSLHRSRRAPTTSEETCEAGTNPCTPPLGQRPANEAGSRSVTPSPPPQQQSRATANDAAGDVYPSGHLCAHKRLKGKSSRHMGTSVIAKGMESLLRCILSEDKRDTPLSMSVADDSLSPLERDAAWTTPNNSQEITTESEKERQWQKLKISQPAARATYRLPDAQIEGSEHYSVEQLSTHSVGHVRQRFTSPYLSEWEKPMSLMCEPVHDRGDRFIMERTNNQLLPTSGKEAPKRPKQVREQHLSAAAASFKRQCRDAAENYGADVGRCIRDKRGDKLAACLRDVEGKLRGDSKGGSITSVTMNAEEKRQHLYPRWPQQYSALNDSNETLLRAVDTDVDRKVRYIYEIVLGDFVRSAVEVEARKCINFFNHMAQRALESYVMRALVAKVEPTSKSLVATKALSHGIRRHIECGKAAYICELAEDEDDRAVFETTLTTGKWDSSRSQNSGEQERVAVSLKSGIAITYRQLSTLAPGVWLNDQIINAYLGLICDEYNVRAGCEAAVSMGTHFYAKVQQEMRIGNAGLNPSSGGFPTLEQNSGVLRWLKRRRHILQSGTTRIVLVPVNLWQSHWTLAVLDWERNRWTYYDSLLYGNAPVPQGSTVLGALHHTFEEARRILCDSDDANSNHTVKAERGYQPRVNGAADQRRLTVATPVGSCCGYDATNGWFDVAPQQQNSSDCGVFVCHVAWCVVNGVALTFTQEDVTALRRVMLHELLLQRLLRRLPLALYTKA